From Desulfobaccales bacterium, the proteins below share one genomic window:
- the nusG gene encoding transcription termination/antitermination protein NusG, with protein MSQKWYIIHTYSGFEQKVKTAILERAKAHGLSHLITEVVVPTEMVEEMVKGQRRVTSRKFYPGYVLVRMELTDDTWHLVKDTPKVTGFVGSKTEPVAIPEEEAEKILAQIQEGIAKPKPKIQFEPGDKVQVTEGPFTNFTGVVDEVKADRGRVKVMISVFGRPTPVELEFTQLEKI; from the coding sequence GTGAGCCAGAAGTGGTACATCATCCACACCTATTCGGGCTTTGAGCAGAAGGTGAAGACCGCCATCCTGGAGCGGGCCAAAGCCCATGGCCTGAGCCACCTCATTACCGAGGTGGTGGTGCCCACCGAGATGGTGGAGGAGATGGTGAAGGGCCAGCGCCGGGTGACCTCCCGCAAGTTCTATCCCGGCTACGTCCTGGTGCGCATGGAGCTCACCGACGACACCTGGCACCTGGTGAAGGACACCCCCAAAGTGACGGGCTTTGTGGGCTCCAAGACCGAGCCGGTGGCCATCCCCGAGGAGGAGGCGGAAAAGATCCTGGCCCAGATCCAGGAGGGCATCGCCAAGCCCAAGCCCAAGATCCAGTTTGAGCCCGGGGACAAGGTGCAGGTCACCGAAGGACCCTTCACCAATTTCACCGGGGTGGTGGACGAGGTCAAGGCGGACCGGGGCCGGGTGAAGGTGATGATCAGCGTCTTCGGGCGCCCCACCCCCGTGGAGCTGGAGTTCACCCAGCTGGAGAAGATATAA
- the secE gene encoding preprotein translocase subunit SecE, protein MKKNKVKGKEGGAQVVKIRPAKPRVSWRAKLPAVGEWYQNARQFLREALQELRKVTWPERRETLGTTAIVLFLVVVISTFLGLVDFGLARLVRTFIR, encoded by the coding sequence ATGAAGAAAAACAAGGTGAAAGGCAAAGAGGGCGGGGCCCAGGTGGTGAAGATCCGCCCGGCCAAGCCCCGGGTCTCCTGGCGGGCCAAGCTGCCGGCGGTGGGGGAGTGGTACCAGAACGCCCGCCAGTTTTTGCGGGAGGCCCTGCAGGAGCTCAGGAAAGTGACCTGGCCGGAGCGCCGGGAGACCCTGGGCACCACCGCCATCGTGCTCTTTCTGGTGGTGGTCATCTCCACCTTCCTGGGGCTGGTGGACTTCGGGCTGGCCCGCCTGGTCAGGACTTTTATCCGCTGA
- the rpmG gene encoding 50S ribosomal protein L33 codes for MREIVTLACGTCKRRNYTTTKNKRRTPDRLSFRKYCPFCRTHTEHRETK; via the coding sequence ATGAGGGAGATTGTGACCTTGGCCTGCGGGACCTGCAAACGCCGGAATTACACGACCACCAAGAACAAACGGCGCACGCCGGACCGCTTGTCCTTCAGAAAATATTGCCCGTTCTGTCGGACCCATACCGAGCACCGGGAGACCAAATAG
- the tuf gene encoding elongation factor Tu yields the protein MAKKKFERTKPHVNVGTIGHIDHGKTTLTAAITKHLAKKGKAAYVPFDQIDKAPEEKERGITIALAHVEYETDKRHYAHVDCPGHADYIKNMITGAAQMDGAILVVGADDGPMPQTREHILLARQVGVPYIVVFLNKVDMVDDPELIELVELELRELLSKYGFPGDEIPIIRGSALKALESDDPDSPEARPIFELMEALDTYIPEPVRAIDKPFLMPIEDVFSISGRGTVVTGRVERGTIKVGDEVEIVGFGPTQKTVVTGVEMFRKILDVGQAGDNVGLLLRGIKKDEVERGQVVAKPGSITPHTKFKAEVYVLTKEEGGRHTPFFSGYRPQFYLRTTDVTGVVTLPEGVEMVMPGDNVSLTVHLITPVALEKELRFAIREGGRTVGAGVITEIIE from the coding sequence ATGGCCAAGAAGAAGTTTGAGCGCACCAAGCCGCACGTGAATGTGGGGACGATTGGGCACATCGACCATGGCAAGACGACGTTGACGGCGGCCATCACCAAGCATCTGGCCAAGAAGGGGAAGGCGGCGTATGTCCCCTTTGATCAGATCGACAAGGCGCCGGAGGAGAAAGAGCGGGGCATCACCATCGCCCTGGCGCACGTGGAGTATGAGACGGACAAGCGCCACTATGCCCATGTGGACTGTCCGGGGCACGCCGACTACATCAAGAACATGATCACCGGCGCGGCCCAGATGGACGGGGCCATTCTGGTGGTGGGGGCGGACGACGGCCCCATGCCCCAGACCCGGGAGCACATCCTCTTGGCCCGGCAGGTGGGGGTGCCCTACATTGTCGTCTTTCTGAACAAGGTGGACATGGTGGACGACCCGGAGCTCATCGAGCTGGTGGAGCTGGAACTGCGGGAGCTCCTCTCCAAGTACGGCTTTCCGGGGGATGAGATCCCCATCATCCGGGGGAGCGCCCTCAAAGCCCTGGAGAGCGACGATCCGGACTCGCCCGAGGCCCGTCCCATCTTTGAGCTCATGGAGGCCTTGGACACCTATATTCCGGAGCCGGTGCGGGCCATTGACAAGCCGTTTTTGATGCCCATTGAGGACGTCTTTTCCATTTCGGGCCGGGGCACGGTGGTGACCGGCCGGGTGGAGCGGGGCACCATCAAGGTGGGGGACGAGGTGGAGATTGTGGGCTTTGGCCCCACCCAGAAGACGGTGGTGACCGGGGTGGAGATGTTCCGCAAGATTTTGGATGTGGGCCAGGCGGGGGACAACGTGGGGCTTTTGCTCCGGGGCATCAAGAAGGACGAGGTGGAGCGGGGCCAGGTGGTGGCCAAGCCCGGGTCCATCACGCCGCACACCAAGTTCAAGGCCGAGGTGTATGTGCTCACCAAGGAGGAAGGTGGGCGGCACACGCCGTTTTTCAGCGGCTATCGGCCGCAGTTTTACCTGCGCACCACGGACGTGACGGGGGTGGTGACGCTGCCTGAAGGGGTGGAGATGGTGATGCCGGGGGACAATGTCTCCCTGACGGTGCACCTCATCACCCCGGTGGCCCTGGAGAAGGAGCTTAGATTTGCCATCCGGGAGGGCGGCCGCACCGTGGGCGCCGGCGTCATCACCGAGATCATTGAATAA
- the selA gene encoding L-seryl-tRNA(Sec) selenium transferase, whose product MDPRQARLLRQLPQVDEFLRLPALKEAVAALPRPRAVEVVRRVLAARRQEILSRPPETLPPELDQAALHQEVAQALLAAARPALRRVINATGVIIHTNLGRSCLAEAALEQILLVGRHYSTLEYDLAAGRRGSRQAHLEGLLCELTRAEASLVVNNNAAAVFLCLSALAKDREVIISRGQLVEIGGSFRMPDVMAMSGARLVEVGTTNKTYLTDYERAITSQTAMLLKVHPSNFRIRGFTREVPLSELTTLGRRYGLWVMKDLGSGCLVNLARFGLEPEPTVQEAVAAGADLVTISGDKLLGGPQAGIILGRREAVQQLRSHPLLRALRPDKLTLAGLEATLRLYFDEARAFREIPTLALIARPLAELMAQARRLRRALQRRLGERLKVQLVQTSARVGGGSLPEEALPSVALALTSPHLPPQELEARLRLTDPPVVARLERDRLLLDMRTVRPADLPLMLHALEQAVAAPESPGPAAGKAEESR is encoded by the coding sequence ATGGACCCGCGCCAGGCCCGGCTGCTTAGACAGCTTCCCCAAGTGGATGAATTCCTTCGACTTCCGGCCCTGAAGGAGGCGGTGGCGGCCCTGCCCCGACCCCGGGCCGTGGAGGTGGTGCGCCGGGTGCTGGCGGCCCGCCGCCAGGAGATTCTCTCTCGGCCCCCGGAAACGCTGCCGCCCGAGCTGGATCAGGCCGCCCTGCACCAGGAGGTGGCCCAGGCCCTCTTGGCCGCCGCCCGGCCTGCCCTCAGGCGGGTGATCAACGCCACCGGGGTCATCATCCACACCAACCTGGGGCGTTCCTGTCTGGCGGAAGCAGCCCTGGAGCAGATCCTGCTCGTGGGCCGTCATTACTCCACCCTGGAATACGACCTCGCCGCCGGCCGCCGGGGCTCCCGCCAGGCGCACCTGGAGGGCCTCCTGTGTGAACTCACCCGGGCCGAGGCCTCCCTGGTGGTGAACAACAACGCCGCCGCGGTCTTTCTGTGCTTAAGCGCCTTGGCCAAGGACCGGGAGGTCATCATCTCCCGGGGACAGCTGGTGGAAATCGGCGGCTCCTTCCGCATGCCCGACGTCATGGCCATGAGCGGCGCCCGGCTGGTGGAGGTGGGCACCACCAACAAGACCTATCTCACCGACTACGAGCGAGCCATCACCTCCCAGACGGCCATGCTCCTCAAGGTCCATCCCAGCAATTTCCGCATCCGGGGCTTCACCCGGGAGGTGCCCTTATCGGAGCTCACCACCCTGGGGCGCCGCTACGGCCTGTGGGTCATGAAAGATCTGGGGAGCGGCTGCCTGGTGAATCTGGCCCGTTTCGGCCTGGAGCCGGAGCCCACGGTGCAGGAGGCGGTGGCCGCGGGGGCTGATCTGGTGACCATCAGCGGCGACAAGCTCCTGGGCGGCCCCCAGGCCGGCATTATCCTGGGCCGCCGGGAGGCGGTGCAGCAGCTCCGCAGCCACCCCTTGCTCCGGGCCCTGCGGCCCGACAAACTCACCCTGGCGGGGCTGGAAGCCACCCTGCGCCTCTACTTTGACGAGGCCAGGGCCTTCCGGGAGATTCCCACCCTGGCCCTGATCGCCCGGCCGCTTGCGGAGCTGATGGCCCAGGCCCGGCGGCTCAGGCGGGCGCTGCAACGCCGCCTGGGGGAGCGGCTTAAGGTGCAGTTGGTGCAGACCAGCGCCCGGGTGGGCGGCGGCTCCTTGCCGGAGGAGGCCCTGCCCAGCGTGGCCCTGGCCCTCACTTCCCCGCACCTACCTCCGCAGGAGCTGGAGGCCCGCCTGCGCCTGACCGACCCCCCCGTGGTGGCCCGCCTGGAGCGGGACCGGCTCCTCTTGGACATGCGCACCGTGCGGCCCGCGGACCTGCCCCTTATGCTCCACGCCCTGGAGCAGGCGGTGGCCGCCCCGGAATCCCCGGGACCGGCTGCGGGAAAGGCCGAGGAGTCACGGTAG
- a CDS encoding HU family DNA-binding protein: MTKSELIAQVAGEAQVKKVDAEKAVNALLKVMSETLKTQGRLALAGFGTFVVAERKAREGRNPQTGEPLKIPASKVVKFKPGKQLKDLVK, encoded by the coding sequence ATGACGAAATCAGAGTTGATTGCGCAGGTGGCGGGGGAAGCCCAGGTTAAGAAGGTGGATGCGGAAAAAGCGGTCAACGCCCTCCTCAAAGTCATGTCCGAGACCTTGAAGACCCAAGGGCGCCTGGCGTTGGCCGGGTTCGGCACCTTTGTGGTGGCGGAACGCAAGGCCCGGGAGGGACGCAATCCCCAGACCGGCGAGCCTTTGAAGATTCCGGCCAGCAAGGTAGTGAAATTCAAGCCCGGCAAGCAGCTGAAAGATTTGGTGAAATAA
- a CDS encoding LptF/LptG family permease — protein sequence MPRLPACRPRLLEAYLAREYAKVLSLCLSAFVSVFLVVDFFEKIDRLVRAGLGLWDFGLYALLKFPFALEQVLSPAVLVATLLTFGLMARSLETLAMRTAGLDILALTRPVLLLAVLAAVLQTSLILYLVPWSQTHFNEFWEGQVQKNPARSLLRLERLWYKGDGAIYNILVFHKAERTLEGVTVYFFDPQFRLTRVVTAKRAVWENGTWQFQDGTDQKLEGTGLGTMETFTLRAFKLTEKPEDFGALEKKVGEMDQSELSRYIARLERDGYRSTPYRAEFHSRLSLGLAPLILALLGLGLALRYESWYLPVLIALGLSLMFLYWLAAGLGTSLAQAGRLPPLFATWLPHLAFALLAGVFLKGAKR from the coding sequence ATGCCGCGTCTGCCAGCCTGTCGGCCCCGCCTGCTGGAGGCCTACCTGGCCCGGGAGTATGCCAAGGTGCTCTCCCTGTGCCTGAGCGCCTTTGTCTCCGTCTTTTTGGTGGTGGATTTCTTTGAGAAGATCGACCGTCTGGTGCGGGCCGGCCTGGGGCTGTGGGACTTCGGCCTCTATGCGCTGTTGAAATTCCCCTTCGCCCTGGAACAGGTCTTGTCCCCGGCGGTGCTGGTGGCCACCCTGCTCACTTTCGGCCTGATGGCCCGCTCCCTGGAAACCCTGGCCATGCGGACGGCCGGACTGGACATCCTGGCCCTCACCCGGCCGGTGCTGCTGCTGGCGGTCCTGGCGGCGGTGCTGCAGACGTCGCTGATCCTTTACCTGGTGCCCTGGAGCCAGACCCATTTCAATGAATTCTGGGAGGGCCAGGTCCAAAAGAACCCGGCCCGCAGTCTCCTAAGGCTGGAACGTCTCTGGTACAAGGGCGACGGCGCCATTTACAACATCCTCGTCTTCCACAAAGCCGAGCGCACGTTGGAGGGGGTGACCGTTTATTTCTTTGACCCCCAGTTCCGCCTCACCCGGGTGGTCACCGCCAAACGGGCCGTCTGGGAAAACGGGACGTGGCAATTCCAGGACGGCACCGATCAGAAACTCGAGGGGACCGGTCTGGGAACCATGGAGACCTTCACCCTGCGCGCTTTCAAGCTCACCGAAAAACCGGAGGATTTCGGCGCCCTGGAGAAAAAGGTGGGGGAGATGGACCAGAGCGAGCTCTCCCGGTATATCGCCCGGCTGGAGCGGGACGGCTACCGTTCCACTCCGTATCGGGCGGAGTTCCACAGCCGCCTCTCCCTGGGGCTGGCGCCCCTGATTCTGGCCCTCCTGGGGCTGGGCTTGGCGTTGCGTTACGAGTCCTGGTACCTTCCCGTACTGATCGCCCTGGGGCTGAGCCTGATGTTCCTCTATTGGCTGGCGGCCGGTCTGGGGACCTCCCTGGCCCAGGCCGGGCGCCTGCCGCCGCTTTTTGCCACCTGGCTGCCGCACCTGGCCTTTGCGCTCCTGGCAGGAGTCTTTCTCAAGGGAGCCAAGCGCTAA
- a CDS encoding deoxyribonuclease IV has protein sequence MRVGFHLSIAGSYCRAVAEAQALGCQALQIFAHNPRSWRWRDPPPEEVAAFRRARRQAALWPLVVHLAYLPNLAAPDPGLYGRSRERLIMELRLARELEADYLVCHPGHGPSHPATFRRVADCLAAAVRQVPPPPLVLLENTAGQGQEIGSRIAELKLLQELSGVPLGLCLDTAHALGAGYEVGEAAGVECLLAEVAQGPGLAALRIVHLNDSKAPAGSRRDRHQHLGRGCIGFEGLSYLLRHPALAAEAVIMETPRRQPVDEWLNLLTARYLVPQTALLPPAPEAGR, from the coding sequence ATGCGGGTGGGATTTCACCTCTCCATCGCCGGCTCTTATTGCCGGGCCGTGGCCGAAGCTCAGGCACTGGGCTGTCAGGCCCTGCAGATCTTCGCCCATAATCCCCGGAGCTGGCGCTGGCGGGACCCCCCACCCGAGGAGGTGGCGGCCTTCCGGCGGGCCCGGCGTCAGGCCGCACTGTGGCCCCTGGTGGTGCACCTCGCCTATCTCCCCAACCTGGCTGCCCCCGACCCCGGATTGTACGGCCGTTCCCGAGAGCGGCTGATTATGGAGCTTCGCCTGGCCCGGGAGCTGGAGGCCGACTACCTCGTCTGTCATCCGGGCCATGGCCCGTCTCACCCGGCTACTTTCCGGCGGGTGGCGGACTGTCTGGCCGCGGCGGTGCGGCAGGTGCCGCCCCCGCCCCTGGTGCTCCTGGAGAATACCGCCGGCCAGGGGCAGGAGATCGGCTCTCGCATTGCCGAGCTGAAGCTCTTGCAGGAGCTAAGCGGCGTGCCGCTGGGGCTCTGCCTGGACACCGCCCATGCCCTGGGCGCCGGGTATGAGGTGGGGGAGGCTGCCGGGGTGGAGTGCCTCCTGGCCGAGGTGGCCCAGGGACCGGGGCTGGCCGCCCTCAGGATCGTTCATCTCAATGATTCCAAAGCCCCGGCGGGCTCCCGCCGGGATCGCCATCAGCACCTGGGCCGGGGCTGCATCGGGTTTGAGGGACTTAGCTATCTGCTGCGGCATCCGGCCCTGGCCGCAGAGGCGGTGATCATGGAGACCCCCCGGCGCCAGCCCGTGGATGAGTGGCTGAATCTCCTGACCGCCCGGTATCTGGTGCCCCAAACGGCGCTTCTGCCCCCGGCGCCGGAGGCAGGCAGGTAG
- a CDS encoding flagellar motor protein MotB codes for MSTPPPESTEPRIVKKKKVGGGHHGGAWKVAYADFVTAMMALFIVLWIMSQSQSIRLAVAQYFKNPGVLPGAVGLMEKSDLGGDMPTPGHSQDLQTPAPVKPEVSQDRNTLEEVKKRIQEVIAQLPELSQLKEQVALEITREGLRIELLERESPTFFDIGSTNLKPEAQKMFAYLAQELGRLPNRITIEGHTDSRPYGTSSYTNWELSTDRAHAVRRLMEGAGLKPSQLLAVRGFADRQLRRPEDPLDYQNRRVSIIVMLQNPADAELRLEVPPPSATPPPRAGGSQPPEADGRLSQELKETLKTVQPGTRLGW; via the coding sequence ATGAGCACACCGCCCCCGGAATCCACCGAACCCAGGATCGTCAAAAAAAAGAAAGTGGGCGGCGGCCATCACGGCGGCGCCTGGAAGGTGGCCTACGCCGATTTCGTCACCGCCATGATGGCCCTGTTCATCGTGCTCTGGATCATGAGCCAGAGCCAGTCCATCCGCCTGGCGGTGGCCCAATATTTCAAAAACCCCGGAGTGCTGCCCGGCGCTGTGGGCCTGATGGAGAAGAGCGACCTGGGCGGGGACATGCCCACCCCGGGGCACAGCCAGGACCTGCAGACCCCCGCGCCGGTGAAACCGGAGGTCAGCCAGGACCGCAACACCCTGGAGGAGGTCAAGAAGCGTATCCAGGAAGTCATCGCCCAACTGCCGGAGCTGAGCCAGCTCAAGGAGCAGGTGGCCCTGGAGATCACCCGGGAGGGGCTGCGCATCGAACTCTTGGAGCGGGAGAGCCCCACCTTCTTTGACATCGGCAGCACCAACCTCAAGCCCGAAGCCCAGAAGATGTTTGCCTATCTGGCCCAGGAGCTGGGGCGGCTCCCCAACCGCATCACCATCGAAGGCCATACCGACAGCCGGCCCTACGGCACCTCTTCCTACACCAACTGGGAGCTGTCCACCGACCGGGCCCATGCGGTGCGGCGGCTGATGGAGGGGGCGGGCCTCAAACCCTCCCAGCTCTTGGCGGTGCGGGGTTTTGCCGACCGGCAGCTTAGGCGGCCCGAGGATCCCTTGGATTACCAGAACCGCCGGGTTAGCATCATCGTCATGCTCCAGAACCCGGCCGACGCGGAACTCCGTCTGGAGGTGCCTCCGCCGAGTGCGACGCCCCCACCCCGGGCCGGGGGCTCCCAGCCGCCTGAGGCCGATGGCCGCCTCTCTCAGGAACTCAAGGAGACCCTGAAGACCGTCCAGCCCGGCACCCGCCTGGGCTGGTGA
- the motA gene encoding flagellar motor stator protein MotA — protein sequence MLVLIGMAVVVVSVVGGFILEGGNVLVLLQWAEFVIIGGTALGALLISTPKATLTKIVHYLLGSLKSGGPSRETFIELLQGLYEIFQTARVKGLLTLEEHVEKPEESEIFSRYPAILHNHHALEYLTDSLKLLVVGGVPPLELELLLDADLETQETEGKRPAHTLGRIADSLPGMGIVAAVLGIVITMGSIGGPAAEVGKKVAAALVGTFVGVLMCYGFLQPLAAQIEHQAEMQDLALKAIKAGVVAYAKGMPPIVAVEFARRVLTSDVRPSYAEVEEACRAIKVKAA from the coding sequence ATGCTGGTGCTCATCGGCATGGCGGTGGTGGTGGTCTCGGTGGTGGGGGGGTTCATCCTCGAGGGGGGCAATGTCCTCGTCCTCCTGCAATGGGCAGAATTCGTCATCATCGGCGGCACCGCCCTGGGCGCCCTCCTCATTTCCACCCCCAAGGCCACCCTGACCAAGATTGTGCATTACCTCCTGGGCTCCCTCAAGTCCGGGGGTCCCAGCCGGGAGACCTTCATTGAACTTTTGCAGGGCTTGTACGAGATCTTCCAGACCGCCCGGGTGAAGGGCCTCCTCACCCTGGAGGAGCATGTGGAAAAGCCGGAGGAAAGCGAGATCTTCAGCCGCTATCCGGCGATCCTCCACAATCATCACGCCCTGGAATATCTCACCGACTCCCTGAAGCTCCTGGTGGTGGGCGGGGTGCCGCCCCTGGAGCTGGAGCTGCTCCTGGACGCCGACCTGGAGACCCAGGAGACGGAAGGCAAACGGCCGGCCCATACCCTGGGGCGCATTGCCGATTCCCTGCCGGGCATGGGCATCGTGGCGGCGGTCTTGGGCATCGTTATTACCATGGGCTCCATCGGCGGGCCCGCCGCCGAGGTGGGGAAAAAAGTGGCCGCCGCCCTGGTGGGCACCTTCGTGGGGGTGCTCATGTGCTACGGCTTCCTGCAACCCTTGGCGGCCCAGATCGAGCACCAGGCCGAGATGCAGGATCTGGCCCTCAAGGCCATCAAGGCCGGGGTGGTGGCTTATGCCAAAGGCATGCCCCCCATTGTGGCGGTGGAATTCGCCCGGCGGGTCCTCACCAGCGATGTCCGCCCCAGCTACGCCGAGGTGGAGGAGGCCTGCCGGGCCATCAAGGTGAAGGCGGCCTGA
- a CDS encoding zinc ribbon domain-containing protein — protein MPTYEFQCLQCKEEFTRVMSISEFEKGGVVCPKCGGETKQLMSQFIPKTSRKS, from the coding sequence ATGCCCACCTATGAGTTCCAGTGTTTGCAGTGCAAAGAAGAGTTCACACGCGTTATGAGCATATCCGAATTTGAGAAAGGCGGGGTGGTCTGCCCCAAATGCGGCGGCGAGACCAAGCAGCTCATGTCCCAGTTCATCCCCAAGACGTCCCGCAAAAGCTGA
- a CDS encoding ComEC/Rec2 family competence protein, translated as MTGIGAASWGVALPRAWAVPVLAGLGLGLLWGWWTDRRLLLLPLVWFFLTGAAFHEQGLQPVFPPEHVTRLPLHEELTLRGRLAQPPRAGPAGLQLILQAEAWLSPQGWQPATGPVLVHAPPGEAPPLGREAVLRGKLSAPRRLNNPGAADRPRNLAREGIFRTVSLRDPGDLVWLATPEMPLKERLRGGLRSLLVPYPVEIRALYRALLLGEQGEITREMREALSRTGTAHLVAISGLHLGMAAAITYALVFWLLRRVPWLLLRLNAIKAATVAAAVPVVGYAWLAGGSPATQRAEVMVLAYLAAVLLGRAREVVSALALAALVILAFNPLRLFSPSFALSFIAVAGLLALLPRWSVWLPRVPPEHGLRTWWPRLKRWLPEAFLASLAASLATAPLVAWFFNILPLLGFLVNLAAIPLVLGVGLPLGELAALSQMLGLTFAARVLLDLGQWPLWLGWQIIDSASRIPGAAVLCPTPTFFQLAVAYGGIACLALPGGGRLAYGGAALAALVLFLTVAVPRAPSEGVTVTVLDHPGGLAATVEVPDGRRLLVSAGWPPYPGRGETLVDVVPRYLHYRHIRRLTEVAVLTLTPANAAELLEVAGRFPAPTWTMAWPREPSPAGVALVNLLGDEKKRVRRLGQEVPPETWGPLKLRYLPLREAAALELKAYSRRVVLLPPVAMDHLELPAAAAAGWDAVVAPRLPPPDAPAAPKARRWVLYGGRGDQSGPRSSPAASCHTHQGAVTLRLTPAGVQVSQETGR; from the coding sequence ATGACGGGGATCGGGGCGGCCTCCTGGGGGGTGGCATTGCCCCGGGCCTGGGCCGTGCCTGTCTTGGCGGGCCTGGGTCTGGGGCTCTTATGGGGCTGGTGGACGGATCGGCGCCTGCTCCTCCTGCCCCTGGTCTGGTTTTTTCTGACGGGGGCCGCCTTCCACGAGCAGGGCCTGCAGCCGGTTTTCCCTCCGGAGCATGTCACCCGCCTGCCGCTCCATGAGGAGCTGACCCTGCGGGGTCGCCTGGCCCAGCCCCCCCGGGCAGGGCCGGCGGGACTGCAGTTAATCCTCCAGGCCGAGGCCTGGCTTTCCCCCCAGGGCTGGCAGCCGGCCACCGGGCCGGTGCTGGTCCACGCTCCTCCGGGCGAGGCGCCGCCCCTGGGAAGGGAAGCGGTGCTTCGGGGGAAGTTGTCAGCTCCTCGCCGGCTCAATAACCCCGGGGCCGCGGATCGCCCCCGGAATCTGGCCCGGGAGGGCATCTTCCGCACCGTCAGTCTCAGGGATCCCGGGGATCTGGTCTGGCTGGCCACCCCGGAGATGCCGCTGAAGGAACGGCTCCGGGGAGGCCTCCGGTCCCTTCTGGTCCCTTACCCGGTGGAAATCCGGGCCCTTTACCGGGCGCTGCTCCTGGGGGAGCAGGGGGAGATCACCCGGGAGATGCGGGAGGCCTTAAGCCGCACCGGCACCGCCCATCTGGTGGCCATCTCCGGGCTCCATCTGGGAATGGCCGCGGCGATCACCTATGCCCTGGTCTTTTGGTTGCTCAGGCGCGTCCCCTGGTTGCTTCTGCGTCTCAATGCCATCAAGGCCGCGACGGTGGCGGCAGCGGTGCCGGTGGTGGGCTATGCCTGGCTGGCGGGGGGCTCACCGGCCACCCAGCGGGCAGAGGTGATGGTCCTGGCCTATCTGGCGGCGGTGCTCTTGGGCCGGGCCCGGGAGGTGGTGAGCGCCCTGGCCCTGGCGGCCCTGGTGATCCTGGCCTTCAACCCCTTGCGCCTCTTTTCCCCTTCCTTTGCCCTGTCTTTCATTGCGGTAGCGGGCCTGCTGGCCCTGCTGCCCCGCTGGTCCGTCTGGCTGCCTCGGGTCCCGCCGGAACACGGCCTGAGAACCTGGTGGCCGCGCCTGAAGCGCTGGCTCCCCGAGGCTTTCCTGGCCTCCTTGGCGGCGTCTTTGGCCACTGCGCCGTTGGTGGCCTGGTTTTTCAATATCCTCCCCCTTTTGGGCTTTCTGGTGAATCTGGCGGCCATCCCCCTGGTGTTGGGGGTGGGTTTGCCCCTGGGGGAGCTGGCCGCCTTGTCCCAGATGCTGGGCCTCACCTTTGCGGCCCGGGTACTTCTCGACCTGGGCCAGTGGCCCCTGTGGCTGGGCTGGCAAATTATTGACTCTGCCTCCCGGATTCCGGGGGCGGCGGTCCTCTGTCCCACGCCGACGTTCTTCCAGCTGGCCGTGGCTTATGGAGGAATCGCCTGTCTGGCCCTGCCCGGGGGCGGGCGCCTGGCATACGGCGGGGCGGCGTTGGCGGCCCTCGTCCTCTTCCTCACGGTTGCTGTTCCCCGGGCCCCCTCCGAGGGAGTGACGGTCACCGTGCTGGACCACCCCGGGGGGCTGGCGGCCACTGTGGAAGTTCCTGATGGCCGCCGTCTGCTGGTCTCGGCCGGCTGGCCGCCTTACCCCGGCCGGGGGGAAACCCTGGTGGACGTGGTGCCCCGCTACCTCCACTACCGCCACATCCGCCGCCTTACCGAGGTGGCGGTCCTCACCCTGACCCCGGCCAACGCGGCCGAGCTGCTGGAGGTGGCCGGCCGGTTCCCGGCGCCCACCTGGACCATGGCCTGGCCCCGGGAGCCCTCCCCGGCCGGGGTGGCCTTAGTTAATCTCCTGGGGGACGAGAAAAAGAGGGTGCGCCGGCTGGGGCAGGAGGTCCCTCCCGAGACCTGGGGTCCTCTGAAACTGCGCTACCTCCCCCTCAGGGAGGCCGCAGCCCTGGAGCTCAAGGCGTATAGCCGCCGGGTGGTGCTCCTCCCCCCGGTGGCCATGGACCACCTGGAGCTCCCGGCTGCGGCGGCCGCGGGGTGGGACGCCGTCGTCGCTCCCCGGCTGCCCCCGCCGGACGCGCCGGCCGCCCCGAAAGCCCGCCGTTGGGTGCTCTATGGCGGCAGAGGAGACCAATCCGGCCCCCGATCTTCACCCGCAGCCTCCTGCCACACCCACCAGGGAGCGGTGACCCTGCGGCTTACGCCAGCAGGGGTGCAGGTCAGTCAGGAAACCGGCCGTTAA